A single region of the Halopiger xanaduensis SH-6 genome encodes:
- a CDS encoding type II glyceraldehyde-3-phosphate dehydrogenase has product MIRVGINGYGTIGKRVADAVRAQPDMTVRGVAKRSPDYVAVGAAEADYPVYAADEDRADGFREIGIDLAGTADDLVAESDVIVDATPSGVGAENRPLYERHDTPAIFQGGEDATVAEVSFNARANFAEAEDADYARVVSCNTTGLSRFLAPLHETYGIDKARVTLVRRGGDPDQTGRGPINDTVPDPVSIPSHHGPDVQTVFPELDIDTIGLKVPTTMMHVHAVNVTLEDDPDGVDDVRDLFRAEDRLLTIPEYAGIDGAGTLKDFAMDAGRPRGDIWENCIWGESITLQGRDLYCMQAIHQEADVVPENVDAIRALTGLLDGPESRSLTNETLGIDLGRLCGRENLTAEQRPTERVSSDD; this is encoded by the coding sequence ATGATACGGGTCGGCATCAACGGGTACGGAACCATCGGCAAACGCGTTGCGGACGCAGTTCGGGCGCAACCCGACATGACGGTCCGCGGGGTCGCGAAACGGAGTCCGGATTACGTGGCCGTCGGGGCCGCGGAAGCGGACTACCCCGTCTACGCCGCCGACGAGGACCGCGCCGACGGGTTCCGCGAGATCGGCATCGACCTGGCCGGCACGGCCGACGACCTCGTCGCGGAAAGCGACGTGATCGTCGATGCCACGCCCTCCGGCGTCGGCGCCGAGAACCGCCCGCTGTACGAACGCCACGACACCCCCGCGATCTTCCAGGGCGGCGAGGACGCGACCGTCGCCGAAGTGAGCTTCAACGCTCGAGCGAACTTCGCGGAAGCCGAGGACGCCGACTACGCCCGCGTCGTCTCCTGCAACACGACCGGCCTCTCACGGTTTCTCGCGCCGCTGCACGAGACCTACGGCATCGACAAGGCCCGCGTCACGCTGGTCCGCCGGGGCGGCGACCCCGACCAGACCGGGCGTGGCCCGATCAACGACACGGTTCCTGACCCGGTTTCGATCCCCTCACACCACGGCCCCGACGTCCAGACCGTTTTTCCCGAACTCGACATCGACACCATCGGCCTGAAGGTCCCCACGACGATGATGCACGTCCACGCCGTCAACGTCACTCTCGAGGACGACCCCGACGGCGTCGACGACGTTCGCGACCTGTTCCGCGCGGAGGATCGCCTCCTCACGATTCCGGAGTACGCCGGCATCGACGGCGCCGGGACGCTCAAGGACTTCGCGATGGACGCGGGCCGCCCCCGCGGCGACATCTGGGAGAACTGCATCTGGGGCGAGTCGATCACGCTGCAGGGACGGGACCTGTACTGCATGCAGGCGATCCACCAGGAAGCCGACGTGGTGCCGGAGAACGTCGACGCGATCCGCGCGCTCACGGGACTCCTCGACGGTCCCGAGAGCCGGTCGCTGACGAACGAGACGCTCGGCATCGACCTCGGTCGACTCTGCGGCCGCGAGAATCTCACCGCCGAACAACGGCCTACAGAGCGGGTCTCGTCGGACGACTGA